DNA from Bacteroides zoogleoformans:
TGGCTTTCTTCGCCTTGCGGATGGCGGGGACGGACTGCACGCTTTGGCGTGTCACGTAGGCCGTGCCTTCCAGCTGTGCGGCAATGTCGGCCATCTTCAGCGGGTAGCCGTGCAGATGCACGTCGCGTCCGTAGGGACTGGTGGAGGTCTTCATGCCCACGAGGGTGGTGGGTGCCATCTGTCCTCCCGTCATGCCGTAGATGGCGTTGTTGATGAAGATGATGGTGATATTTTCTCCACGGTTCAAGGCATGTATCGTTTCGGCGGTGCCGATGCAGGCCAGGTCTCCGTCTCCCTGATAGGTGAACACAAGGCGGTCGGGCCAGAGGCGTTTGATGGCCGTGGCAAGCGCCGGCGCGCGTCCGTGCGCGGCTTCCTGCCAGTCGATGTCTATATAGTTGTAGATGAATACGGCGCATCCCACGGGCGAGATGCCTACCGCTTTATCCTCAAGTCCCATTTCTTCTATCACCTCGGCAATCAGTTTATGAACCACGCCGTGGCTGCATCCCGGGCAGTAGTGCATGGGGTTGTCGTTCATCAGGGTCGGCTTCTTGGCGACCAGATTTTCGGGCTTTATAATCTCTTCTTTTGTCATAATCACTTCTCCTTATCTGTTGGTGAACCGTATGAAAAACTCCATCAGCTTGACGAATATGGCTGCGCCGCAGACGTAGATGAACAGTTTGAAGTCATCCCTTGCCGCAAAATAGACGATGATGGCCGCCAGCGCAAGTATCATGAACAGAATATTCAGTACGTTTCTTATTTTATCCGGGTTCATTTCTTAATCAGTTTTTCTTTCAGTGCGTTTACTATCTCATCCGGGTCGGGGACGATGCCGCCCAGTCGTCCGAAGTGTTCCACGCTTATCTTACCGTTTACGGCAAGGCGGACATCTTCCACCATCTGTCCGGCATTCAGTTCCGTCACCAGCATGCCCTTCACCTTGTCGGCGTATGCGGCGATGGCTTTAGTGGGGAACGGCCACAGGGTGATGGGGCGGAGCATGCCTACCTTGATGCCCTCCGCACGTGCCAGTTCCATCGCCTTTTGTCCGATGCGTGCCATGGAGCCGAAGGCCACAATCAGGTACTCGGCATCTTCGCAGTGTATCTCCTCGAAGCGTACTTCGTTTTCCTCGATGAGCTTGTATTTGGCTTGGAAGCGGATGTTGTTCTTCTCCATCTCTTCCGGTTTCAGTTCCAGCGAAGTGATGACGTTGGGCTTGCGGTCTTTGGTCTTGCCGGTGGTGGCCCAAGGGCATTGTTCTATCACTTCGGCATCCGTGCGTCGCGGCTTTTGTGCGGGCAGAACCACCTTCTCCATCATCTGGCCGATGACGCCGTCGGCAAGGATGATGGCCGGATTGCGGTATTTGAAGGCAAGTTCAAAACCCAATTCCACGAAGTCCGCCATTTCCTGTACCGAGGCCGGGGCAAGCGCTATCAGCCGGTAGTCGCCGTGACCGCCGCCTTTCACCGTCTGGAAGTAGTCGGCCTGGCTCGGCTGGATGGTGCCCAAGCCGGGGCCGCCGCGCATCACGTTTACTATCAGGCACGGCAGTTCGGCGCCTGCCAGATAGGAGATTCCTTCCTGCTTCAGGCTCACGCCGGGGCTCGACGAGGAGGTCATCACCTTCTTTCCGCACCCGGCGCCGCCGTACACCATGTTGATGGCCGCCACCTCGCTCTCTGCCTGCAGAACCACCATGCCGGTCGTTTCCCAAGGCTTCAGTTCGGCCAGCGTTTCCAATACCTCCGACTGCGGGGTAATGGGATATCCGAAATAACCGTCCGCGCCGCAACGGATGGCCGCATGCGCGATGGCTTCGTTTCCTTTCATTAATACAATTTCTTCTGCCATATTTTGCTCGTTTACGGGTTTATGCTAATTTCACTTTATACACGGAGATACATCCGTCCGGACACACCGTGGCGCACGAAGTGCAGCCGTTGCACGTATCCTCCAATATCTGATGGGCATAGTTATACCCTTTCACATTCACCTCTTTGGTGAGGGCCAACACATTCAGCGGACAAGCTGCCACACACAGGTTGCAGCCTTTGCAACGTTCCGTGTCCACCACGATTGCTCCTTTCATCTTTGCCATAATTTACGTTTTTAAGATTGATTACTGATTGTACATATCCTTATTATAGAAGTTCAGGATGTCCATGGCCATTTGCCGGGCGTGCCGGGCGGGACTTTGGGGATTCAGGTCGATGGCCCGGCGGTAGTCGTTCAGTGCCTG
Protein-coding regions in this window:
- a CDS encoding thiamine pyrophosphate-dependent enzyme, translating into MTKEEIIKPENLVAKKPTLMNDNPMHYCPGCSHGVVHKLIAEVIEEMGLEDKAVGISPVGCAVFIYNYIDIDWQEAAHGRAPALATAIKRLWPDRLVFTYQGDGDLACIGTAETIHALNRGENITIIFINNAIYGMTGGQMAPTTLVGMKTSTSPYGRDVHLHGYPLKMADIAAQLEGTAYVTRQSVQSVPAIRKAKKAIRKAFENSMAGKGSNLVEIVSTCNSGWKMSPEKSNEWMAEHMFPFYPLGDLKDK
- a CDS encoding 3-methyl-2-oxobutanoate dehydrogenase subunit VorB — its product is MAEEIVLMKGNEAIAHAAIRCGADGYFGYPITPQSEVLETLAELKPWETTGMVVLQAESEVAAINMVYGGAGCGKKVMTSSSSPGVSLKQEGISYLAGAELPCLIVNVMRGGPGLGTIQPSQADYFQTVKGGGHGDYRLIALAPASVQEMADFVELGFELAFKYRNPAIILADGVIGQMMEKVVLPAQKPRRTDAEVIEQCPWATTGKTKDRKPNVITSLELKPEEMEKNNIRFQAKYKLIEENEVRFEEIHCEDAEYLIVAFGSMARIGQKAMELARAEGIKVGMLRPITLWPFPTKAIAAYADKVKGMLVTELNAGQMVEDVRLAVNGKISVEHFGRLGGIVPDPDEIVNALKEKLIKK
- a CDS encoding 4Fe-4S dicluster domain-containing protein; this translates as MAKMKGAIVVDTERCKGCNLCVAACPLNVLALTKEVNVKGYNYAHQILEDTCNGCTSCATVCPDGCISVYKVKLA